One segment of Geoalkalibacter ferrihydriticus DSM 17813 DNA contains the following:
- a CDS encoding Smr/MutS family protein: MSGEDEVGIPEIVVLPIDGILDLHSFRPADVRYLIPDYFAECRKRGILDVRIIHGKGSGKLQRGVHAILGRLPEVVAFRFAGEDRGGWGATLVQLRPLVERDA, translated from the coding sequence ATGTCTGGTGAAGATGAGGTTGGCATCCCTGAGATCGTCGTTTTGCCCATCGACGGCATTCTTGACCTGCACAGCTTTCGCCCTGCTGATGTCAGGTATTTGATCCCCGATTACTTTGCGGAATGCCGCAAGCGTGGCATCCTCGATGTCCGCATCATTCACGGCAAAGGCTCGGGGAAACTACAGCGCGGGGTGCACGCCATTCTCGGTCGGCTGCCGGAGGTGGTCGCTTTTCGTTTTGCGGGGGAAGACCGCGGTGGATGGGGTGCGACTCTGGTACAGCTGCGGCCGCTTGTGGAGCGGGATGCTTGA
- a CDS encoding DUF1007 family protein, producing MHKIKVFSFWPLLLLLLALPLPAAAHPHVWVDYSVTVVFNEQGLEGFRLQWTFDEIFSEQIREIAELQGNAPTPEQAARIKAELFDNLRNYQYFSQVWIDGQEFRVQFVRDFQVRFTNNQAVYEFFVPCTVAAIATPKSVRFMARDPEIFVDFTWHRGQPVQVEQPANLRVVHELREDSSSELFGTLFAPRALHLEFMKAS from the coding sequence ATGCATAAAATTAAAGTTTTTTCGTTCTGGCCGCTGCTTCTGCTGCTTCTGGCCCTGCCTCTCCCGGCAGCGGCCCATCCTCATGTCTGGGTGGACTACTCCGTTACCGTTGTCTTCAATGAGCAGGGATTGGAAGGGTTTCGCCTGCAATGGACTTTTGACGAGATATTCAGCGAGCAGATCCGAGAGATCGCCGAGTTGCAAGGCAACGCCCCCACACCGGAGCAGGCAGCCCGCATCAAGGCCGAGCTTTTCGACAACCTGCGGAATTATCAATATTTTTCCCAGGTGTGGATCGACGGACAGGAGTTTCGTGTGCAATTTGTGAGGGATTTCCAGGTTCGCTTCACCAACAACCAAGCCGTTTACGAGTTCTTCGTGCCCTGTACGGTAGCGGCCATCGCCACGCCCAAATCCGTTCGTTTCATGGCCAGGGACCCTGAGATCTTCGTCGACTTCACTTGGCACAGGGGCCAACCGGTACAGGTCGAACAGCCAGCAAACCTGCGCGTCGTGCATGAGCTGCGCGAGGATTCCTCATCGGAACTCTTCGGCACCCTATTCGCACCCCGCGCATTGCATCTGGAGTTCATGAAAGCGTCATGA
- a CDS encoding nickel/cobalt transporter, which produces MINKSVLAFLCLCVFLVGAQQAAPGRAQNPFLTPSQNTAEEQAESRRKPATINPLLVRLNALQRDFREHMTGYARQIQEKPTGGTTLRFLALTFAFGVVHALGPGHGKSIVCAYFLARRGTLRQALLFGNLITFMHVLSATAVVFALALLGRKTNIFAFQELEGGLQPFSYLLIILIGSFLLLKAAKDILARRKPVSEQARADADRTSMAALSLSAGLIPCPGAALILLFTLSLDILWAGLAAMVVLAIGMGLTNSLVGIITLGSRGAVMRLTSTSPRVFRTTYALFAVGGALFIVFLGTSLLLGSVGSAGARFF; this is translated from the coding sequence ATGATCAATAAATCGGTCCTGGCTTTTTTGTGTTTGTGTGTGTTTCTCGTCGGCGCTCAGCAGGCCGCGCCGGGCCGGGCACAGAATCCCTTCCTGACGCCTTCCCAAAACACTGCGGAAGAACAGGCGGAGAGCCGCCGCAAACCGGCCACGATCAACCCTCTGCTGGTCAGGCTCAACGCCCTGCAACGCGACTTTCGCGAACACATGACCGGCTATGCCCGACAAATTCAGGAAAAGCCCACCGGCGGCACGACCCTGCGCTTTTTGGCCCTGACCTTTGCCTTCGGGGTGGTCCACGCGCTGGGGCCGGGTCACGGAAAATCCATCGTCTGCGCTTATTTTCTGGCGCGCCGGGGCACCCTCAGACAGGCGCTGCTCTTCGGTAACCTGATAACCTTCATGCACGTTCTTTCCGCCACCGCCGTGGTTTTTGCCCTCGCCCTGTTGGGACGAAAAACCAATATCTTCGCTTTTCAGGAGTTGGAGGGCGGACTGCAGCCCTTCAGTTATCTGCTCATCATTCTTATCGGAAGCTTTCTGCTGCTTAAGGCGGCCAAAGACATCCTTGCCCGGCGCAAGCCCGTATCAGAGCAAGCCCGTGCCGATGCCGACCGCACCAGCATGGCGGCTCTGTCCCTGTCGGCCGGCCTGATTCCCTGTCCCGGGGCGGCTCTCATTCTGCTCTTCACCTTAAGTCTCGATATTTTATGGGCGGGCCTGGCCGCCATGGTCGTCCTGGCCATCGGCATGGGCTTGACCAATTCCCTGGTGGGCATCATCACCCTGGGCTCGCGCGGCGCCGTCATGCGCCTGACTTCGACCTCCCCGCGGGTGTTCCGCACCACCTATGCCTTATTTGCCGTCGGCGGCGCACTGTTCATCGTGTTTCTCGGAACATCATTGTTGCTGGGAAGCGTTGGTTCGGCCGGAGCTCGGTTTTTTTAG
- a CDS encoding PAS domain-containing hybrid sensor histidine kinase/response regulator, producing MQDSEMPREKLLAELAAARREISRLKAEETKHQRVEEVLRTSEENFRLLVENTDELVVKVDPDGKFQFVSPSYCALFGKTEEQLLNERFIPLVHEEDRESTLEAMENLFKPPYSVYLEQRALTKNGWRWLAWSDKAILNERGEISAIVGVGRDITDRKLLEEAESESRRLLRNVLDTVPVRVFWKDLEGRYLGCNLPFARDAGFTSSEQIIGKLDFDLSWIEQAELYRADDRQVTESGVAKLAYEEPQTTPDGQRIWLRTSKAPLRDASGKIIGILGTYEDITDHKRAQEALIAAKEQADAANRAKSEFLANMSHEIRTPLNGIMGTLHYLQTTSLNPDQKQFTQMAITSAERLTRLLSDILDISRIEAGKLEIIEAEFNLKNLSDSVAGLFAVTTRDKGVDLQCTLDSSVPVYLKGDEARLRQILFNLVGNALKFTDSGRVSLEIKPFLADDTLEPQILFQVTDTGIGIPEERLHDLFQPFSQAGCDPARNDQGVGLGLSIVKRIVDLMGGRVMLESRVGRGTRVQVILPFKFADRPDQKPQPVGATAPNQAGDCLTLLLAEDNPVNRLAMQRLLELAGHKVISAGNGRQALELLAEQDFDCILMDVQMPVMNGIQATRTIRTSREFGNKREIPIIAITAYAMAGDRERLLAAGMNAYLAKPIDVKALKKVLARVTGNDI from the coding sequence ATGCAAGACTCTGAAATGCCCAGAGAGAAACTTCTCGCGGAACTGGCGGCGGCGCGGCGCGAGATTTCGCGGCTGAAAGCCGAAGAGACGAAACACCAGCGGGTCGAGGAGGTCCTGCGCACGAGCGAGGAAAACTTTCGGCTGCTGGTGGAAAACACCGACGAACTCGTCGTCAAGGTCGACCCCGATGGAAAGTTTCAATTCGTCAGCCCCTCCTATTGCGCCCTGTTCGGCAAAACCGAGGAACAACTGCTCAACGAGCGCTTCATTCCCCTGGTCCACGAGGAGGATCGCGAATCCACCCTCGAGGCCATGGAGAATCTTTTCAAACCTCCCTACTCCGTTTATCTGGAGCAACGCGCACTGACGAAAAACGGTTGGCGCTGGCTGGCCTGGTCGGACAAAGCCATTCTGAATGAAAGGGGCGAAATCAGCGCCATTGTCGGTGTCGGTCGCGATATCACGGATCGCAAGCTGCTTGAAGAGGCTGAAAGTGAGTCACGCCGGCTCCTGCGCAATGTGCTGGATACGGTGCCGGTGCGGGTTTTCTGGAAGGATCTGGAGGGCCGCTACCTCGGCTGCAACCTGCCATTTGCCAGGGATGCGGGATTTACGTCGTCCGAGCAGATTATCGGCAAACTTGACTTTGATCTGAGCTGGATTGAGCAGGCCGAATTGTATCGCGCGGACGACCGCCAGGTCACGGAGAGCGGCGTCGCCAAGCTTGCTTATGAGGAGCCGCAAACCACCCCCGATGGCCAACGTATCTGGTTGCGCACCAGCAAGGCGCCGCTGCGCGACGCCTCCGGAAAAATCATTGGCATTCTAGGCACCTACGAAGACATCACCGACCACAAACGAGCGCAGGAAGCACTGATTGCGGCCAAAGAGCAGGCCGACGCCGCCAACCGCGCCAAGTCCGAGTTCCTCGCCAACATGAGCCATGAGATCCGCACGCCCCTCAACGGCATCATGGGCACCCTGCACTATCTGCAAACCACGTCACTCAACCCCGATCAGAAACAATTCACGCAAATGGCCATCACCTCGGCCGAACGACTGACCCGCCTGCTTTCGGATATTCTGGACATATCCCGCATCGAGGCCGGCAAGCTTGAAATCATCGAAGCTGAATTCAACCTCAAAAACCTAAGCGATTCCGTGGCGGGACTCTTCGCGGTCACCACTCGCGACAAAGGCGTCGACCTTCAATGCACCCTGGACTCCAGCGTCCCTGTCTACCTCAAAGGCGATGAGGCGCGCCTGCGCCAGATTCTTTTCAACCTGGTGGGCAATGCCCTCAAATTCACTGATTCTGGTCGGGTCAGTCTTGAAATCAAGCCTTTCCTCGCCGACGACACCCTAGAACCGCAAATCCTGTTCCAGGTGACCGACACCGGGATCGGCATTCCCGAAGAGCGCCTGCACGATCTTTTTCAGCCCTTCTCACAAGCCGGGTGCGATCCCGCCCGCAATGACCAGGGCGTGGGGCTGGGACTCTCCATCGTCAAGCGCATTGTTGACCTGATGGGTGGCCGCGTCATGCTGGAGAGTCGGGTCGGACGGGGCACCAGAGTACAGGTGATTCTCCCCTTCAAGTTTGCCGACAGGCCCGATCAAAAACCTCAACCCGTGGGCGCCACAGCCCCGAATCAAGCAGGCGATTGCTTAACCCTGCTGCTGGCCGAAGACAACCCCGTCAACCGGCTCGCCATGCAGAGATTATTGGAACTGGCCGGACATAAAGTCATTTCGGCAGGCAATGGCCGCCAAGCTCTGGAGCTTCTTGCTGAGCAGGATTTTGACTGTATTCTCATGGATGTGCAGATGCCGGTCATGAACGGCATCCAAGCGACCAGAA
- a CDS encoding ATP-grasp domain-containing protein, producing the protein MNIALSFNLKGESPDVQDASGEPPSEPPGSLPDDIYAEWDDIHTINAVADALRSQHQVTLVEADLNAFETYRALRPDLVFNIAEGLHGVSREAQIPALLDMLGLPYTGSDPVTLGMCLDKRRTKEILSHHRVATPRFVVVASLGDIPARFTYPAMVKPTLEGSSKGVTDKALVRNRRELVRQVQWVLETYNQPALIEEFLPGREFTVALIGNGAELRVLPIVEINLDALPAEVNPIYSYEAKWLWDQEHDPLQIFTCPAQLEPLLRRQIEELCKRAFHALGCRDWCRIDVRLDARGLPQIIELNPLPGILPRPEQNSCFPKAARAAGLSYDQLILAVVDAAALRLNLHAQGGCRESRGQL; encoded by the coding sequence ATGAATATTGCGCTTTCCTTCAATCTGAAGGGAGAGTCGCCAGACGTACAGGATGCGTCCGGCGAACCCCCCTCGGAACCTCCCGGCAGCCTTCCCGACGACATCTACGCCGAGTGGGACGACATCCATACCATCAATGCGGTGGCCGACGCCCTGCGCTCGCAACACCAGGTGACCCTGGTCGAAGCGGACCTCAACGCCTTTGAGACCTACCGTGCTTTGCGCCCGGATCTGGTGTTCAATATCGCGGAAGGATTGCACGGGGTCAGCCGCGAGGCGCAGATTCCCGCCTTGCTCGACATGCTGGGGCTGCCCTATACGGGCAGTGATCCGGTGACCCTGGGGATGTGCCTCGACAAACGGCGCACCAAGGAAATTCTGAGTCATCACCGCGTCGCCACGCCGCGCTTTGTGGTGGTGGCATCCCTGGGCGACATTCCTGCGCGTTTCACCTATCCGGCCATGGTCAAGCCGACCCTCGAAGGTTCAAGCAAGGGAGTGACGGACAAGGCGCTGGTGCGCAACCGGCGTGAGCTGGTGCGCCAGGTGCAGTGGGTGCTGGAGACCTACAACCAGCCGGCGCTCATCGAGGAATTTCTGCCCGGGCGCGAGTTCACCGTGGCATTGATCGGCAACGGCGCAGAGCTGCGTGTGCTGCCCATTGTCGAGATCAATCTCGATGCCCTGCCCGCCGAGGTGAATCCCATCTATTCCTACGAGGCCAAGTGGCTGTGGGATCAGGAGCACGACCCCCTGCAGATCTTCACCTGTCCGGCGCAGCTTGAGCCGTTGCTGCGCCGCCAGATCGAGGAGCTGTGCAAGCGCGCCTTCCATGCCCTGGGCTGTCGCGACTGGTGCCGCATCGACGTGCGCCTCGATGCGCGCGGACTGCCGCAGATCATCGAACTCAATCCCCTGCCCGGCATTCTGCCGCGCCCCGAGCAGAACAGCTGCTTTCCCAAGGCGGCGCGAGCAGCCGGGCTGTCTTACGACCAGCTGATCCTGGCCGTGGTCGATGCCGCAGCCCTGCGGCTCAATCTGCACGCGCAAGGGGGGTGCCGTGAAAGTCGCGGTCAGCTTTAA